Part of the Candidatus Brocadia sinica JPN1 genome, AGGTACGTTTCAGTTAGAGCAGTGTATTGCATGCCACTCGGTTATGACTCCGGGAATTGTAAGGGATTATAAGAAGAGCGCTCATTCGAGGGCAGAACCGAGCCCAACGGGTTGTGACACCTGTCATGGCAATAACCACCAGAAGCTGACCATGCCGTCATCCAAGGCTTGCGGCACCAGTGAATGCCACGAGACGCAGTACAGCGAGTCTGGCCAGGGTGGTATTGGTTCGCATGCTTCCTGTTCGAGCTTTGCCCAGGTGGAATGCGCATGGTCAATTGAGAGACCGCCAGGGGATACGGCAGGTTGCACATTTTGTCACACCAGCTCAGAAGAAAGGTGCAGCACCTGCCACCAGAGGCATCAGTTTGATCCGAAGGTTGCAAGGAAGGCAGAGCAATGCAAGACATGCCACTGGGGTAAGGATCACAGGGACTGGGAGGCTTATGATATTGGTCTCCATGGTACCGTATATCAGGTGAACAAGTGGGATCCAAAGCAGTTCGACTTCTCAAAGAAGTTGGCTGATGCAGATTATGTTGGTCCAACCTGCCAGTATTGCCATATGAGGGGTGGTCACCACAACGTACAGAGATTCAGCACGGTATATACCAGTATGGGTATGTCCATGGCTGACCGTGGCGCTCCGATCTGGAAAGAGAAGAGGGATCGTTGGGCATCAGTGTGCGACGATTGTCACTCACCCAGGTTTGCAAAGGAAAACTTACAGGCCTTGGATGAATCCGTTAAGGATGCAGGTTTAAAGTATCGTGAGACATTCAAGGTAGCTGAAGACCTTGTCAAGGATGGTGTTGCTGATCCAATGCCAAAAGATCTGTGTCCTGACTGGTCAGGTCAGCATATCTGGAGTTTGAAGATCGGCGCATATCATGATGGTCCTGAATACGGTGGAAAGACTGGTGAGTCAGGTGAGTTCAGGATGTCGAACTGCTCAGATATTGAAAGGCTGTGCTTTGAAAGTGTAGGATACTTCCAGACATACATCTACAAGGGTATGGCACACGGTTCATGGAACGATGCTACGTACTCGGATGGTTCGTTCGGTATGGATCGTTGGTTGGTCAATGTGAAGCAGGATGCTTCTCAGGCAAGGAGACTTGCAGCCATCGAGAAGAAGGTTGGCATTACCTGGGTTCCGGAGAGTTTCTGGAAGACGGGCGAATGGCTTGATCAGTTGACAGGTCCTTACATTGTGAAGAATCACCCTGGAAAGACGATCTTCGATCTGTGTCCGGATCCAGGTTGGTTAGATACGCACCATGCGCCTGCTGAGGAAGTTGAGTACATCAACAGAAAATTGCTGGAGTTAGGCATGAAGGATGGTAAACCTCATCATGGTGAAGGAAAAATTGACGAAGGCGCAAGATCAATGGGGAAGACGCATTAATTTGTAATATCCGTTTTCCCGTATGTAGTGATGAATGAAAGGGAGCTGTGCAATGTTTGCACAGCTTCTTTTTTTTTATGTAAAAAAGTTGAAATCAGAGAATTTTCAAATATACTTAATACGCTACATTTTCGTGTATGGTGCATTTATTAATGGTATTACGGAGAGTCTATGAAGATATATAAACCTTTATTGTTTTTACTTGTTGTGGCTCTTCTTTGCCTGCCAATTGCTTGTGAGAAGGCGAAGAATCATATTGAGATTGCCCATGATTTCGTGGTGGAAGAAAAGCTAGATGAGGCAGTGGCCGAATACACAAAAGCTATTGAGGCAAATACCAATCTTGTTGATGCATTTTGTGGAAGAGGCGATGTTTATTTAAAGCAGGGAAAACTGGAAGATGCGGCGATCGATTTCCGGAAAGCGATTGATATTAATCCGAATCATATCGATGCCCATAAGAAGCTTGCGGAGACTTTTATTCAAATTGGAGCCCCGGATGATGAATTTCAAAAGCGTTTTAAGGCGATTGAAAAGGAACCTGATAATCCGCTTTCCTATGTAGATCTGGGTGTATTTTATCATAAGCTGGAACAGGATATAGACGCCATTGATCAATACAAAAAGGCGTTGGAACTTGACCCGGAAAATCCTTATATCATGTTTAACCTCGGCGTGGGATATTTAGATATGGGCTTATATGAGGACGCAGAAGGTATATTTCAAAAGGCTATAGAAATTGATCCGGCATATGATAATGCGCATTATAACCTTGCCGTGTCTATGCACAAGCAGGGAAAGATTGATGAGGCTATAAAAGAACTGAATAAGACACTCGAGGTTAATCCCAAATATTCTGATGCCTATGTCGTGTTCGGTTTAATTAAACTGAAAGAAAAGAAGTTTGAGGAGGCCATTGCAGAATATAACAAGGCCATGGAGATAAACCCAGACAACCTTGAGGCCCGCTATCAAAGGGCGATTGTCTTTGCCTTACAGGAAAGATATGAAGATGCATTAGCTGAAAACATGAAAGTGTTGGAAAAAAACCCAAAGCATGCCAATGCGGCATATAATATTGGTGTGATCTATCACAGGACGGACCGACTCGACAAAGCTATGGAGTGGTATGATAAAATAGCCAAAAAAATTGATCCACTTTATGAAGATGCCTATTACAACAGGGGTCAAATCTATTCTATGAAAGGGGATCACAGCAAGGCATATAGTGATTTTATCACGTATTCGTATATTACAAAGTGGAGAACGGGAAAAGACCCTGCGGTAGTCTATAAGCAGGATGAGATTAAGGAAATGTTCTTGTCTTCAGTGCCAGCCTTAAAAGGTCAGGTAAAGGATCAGGAATTGGAATTGAAATCAAATTAACATGGTAAAACGATTATTAATTGCTGGAATTATTATGCTGTTGATTTCCCTACCTTGTGGAATCGCAAAAGAAGTCACATCGTCAGGTGACAGATATTTTGATGATGGACGATTGGACGAGGCCATTCGTGAGTATGAGAAGTTGCTTGGAAAAAATAAGAAACAGCCTGAGATTTATTTTAAGCTGGGAAATGCCTATTGCAAAAAAGGGAATCTGGAAAAGGCATTAGAAGCATTTAATCTGGCTACCCAATTCAAGCCGGATTATGCAGATGCGTATCAAAGGTTGTCTGAAGTAAGTATGCAGATCGGAGTACCCGAGGATGAGCTTAGGGTTTGCTTGAAAAAAGTGCAAAAAGACCCTAATAATGCAGATTCACATCTTCAGTTGGGTTTGATTTATTATAAGCGCAATCTTTTTGATGAGGCCAGGAGAGAATACGAAACGGCGATAGGACTCGATCCCAGGAAGGCAGAGGCATATTTTAATCTCGGTGTTTTGTACCAGGATTTTAATACCCACGATAAGGCGGCTGAAATGTATAAAAAAGCGATTGAGGTATCTCCGAACTATGATAAGGCGCATTTTAATCTGGGAATTTCTTACTATCAGATGGGGCGTGTGGAGGAGGCTGTTTCTGCTTATAAACGAGTTATTGAAATAAATCCGAAATATGCAGAAGCGTATGTGAATTTGGGGATTGCTTGTTTTGTAAAAGGATTGTATAGCGATGCCCTTGAAGCCTTAAAGAAGGCTTTGTCGCAATGCTCAAACATTGCCAAGATTCACTATTATCTTGGCAATGTTTATCATAAGATGCACAAAACGGACGAGGCAATAGTTGAATACAAAAAGGCTGTAGAATTCAATCCAAGATTGGTTGCACCACACTTTAATTTAGGTGTTATTTATCTGAAGGAGAAGATGGTGGATCAGGCCATCAAAGAATTTACAAATGTAATTGTGCTTGATCATGATTATGCCGATGCCTATCAAAAACGCAGCAAAGCCTATGAATTGAAGGGTGACAGGGTAAATGCACAGAGCGATTACAATTCCTACCAGCATGCCAAATCGGCCTTTGCAAGGATTTACAAGGAAGAGAACGTATCCTCTTATTATGAAGGTTCAAGTCCTGATAAATAAGTATGGAAAGCACAAAATAGGGTAACTATTAGTGCACTTCTTTGCCTTTATCTTCCTTTTTACTAGCTTCTTTGACAGTTTTTCCGGTTTCTGGTTCATGATCTTTTACACATCGGAAGCCAATGCTCTTGTTTCTGTCCTCTGGTTTTCCAAATATCCTTACGGCACATCGCATTTTATATGCATAGGGGGCAAATAATGATCCCCCTTTGATTACTCGCATGCCAGTGCTGGTTTCTGGTCCTTTTGGATTTACGCTTGGGCTGGTTTGGTAATAATCCGGGTGATACCAATCGTTGCACCATTCCGAAACACTGCCGATTAAATCCAGGCATCCATATAGGCTCGCTCCATATTCAAAACTACCTACAGACAACGGCGCATCAGGGCCGACATTGCTTCGTTTGGCGTCCCACACATTGCCCCAGGGAAATCTGCGCCCGTCAGTTCCCCTGGCGGCCTTCTCCCACTCGGCTTCCGTGGGTAAGCGTTTCCCTGCCCATGCGGCATAAGCATATGCATCATACCAGTCGACACGAGTTACAGGATAATCCGGGTAATCATAATAGGGATAATCCCATCCTGTGTGAGGTGTTCCAGGAGTATGGTCTTTGCCTTTTGGTTCACCCGGGAAACATTTACTGTGGTCGCCGGTGCTTTTTATATATTGCAAAAATTCCCAATATTGGGCATTGGTGACCTCGTATTTATCAATAGAGTATGTATCTAAATATACTTCATGTTGGGGGGTTTCTTCAGGAATAAATTCGTCTTCCAGTGTACCCATAATAAACTTTCCAGCAGGGACTAACGCCATTTCATTCCATTTTTCCCGATTTTCAGCCAAGGCTTTTTTCATCCTTTCATCCCGTTCAGCCAGGGTTAGCTCCTTGCGTTGACCCTTTTCGGATGGTTTTAGCCCTTTTTCTAATTTATTTATGTAAATTTTAACATCCTGCAATGTCTTTTGGTGATTTTCACTTAACTTTGTTTCAGATGGTTGTGCTTCCAATAATGCTTTACATTTGTCGAGATGGGCTAAGGCTTCCTTTTGATTTCCAAGCTTCCAATAAACACCTCCCATATGAAAATGGAGAGAAGGAAGTTCTGGTTTTAATGTTTCAGCCTTTTTGTATTCTTCTAAAGCGCCCTCAAAATCGTTCAGTTCTTCGCGCAGTCGATTCCCTTCCATAATGTGATACATGGCTGCTTTCATCTTTTCTTCTGGTGTAGCATCTGGAGAAAGGTTAATTTCTATTTTTTTGTCAGGAACAGAAGTCTTTTTCCCGGCTGAAGATTTGGAAAGAAGTTGCGTCCCGTCTTTTCTGCAAAATTTTTCTCCAGGATTTGCCTTTTCCTTACAGGTTGGACATATGAAATCTTCCTCGGTGAATTCAGCAAGTTCTTTGCCGTCCACACTGCAGAAATTGACATCTCCCGGGTATATTCTGTTACATTCCGGGCAAAGTTTATTCTTGAGAACATTTTCCTTTGTTTTTAATGAAGATTCTCTTTTGGGGAGTGGATTTTGTGCTTCATTATTGACCGTATCGGCCAGAACAATATTGTATTGTGATGCAGTGAACATAACAAACAGAATAAGCAAATATACAAAATTCACGAAAACGACCTCCTTTAAACCTATAGTATAAACGGACTGGATATATATAAAAAAGAGATACGTTAAAGTACCTCTTTTTGCGTGTTAGTTATAAACAATTTTGTTGGTCCTAAGGTTTCTTTTCTGCCATCTCAATGCCGTGAGCTTCTTTTTCGAGTTTCCAGTTTGACCATTCTCCCCATTCAACATATTTTTTGCCATCGGACAGCCAATATTGCGTTCCTTCTCTTTCCCGCGAACAGGTGAGGTTTTCTACCGCGCGTGCTTGTGTCTGCTTTATAACTTTGAAGAAAAGGCAATCGACCTGATGGAAGTTAATTTCAGAATTGTTCTTTACTTCCTTCATCTCAAGATCTTCAAATGTCAGTTTTTTCTCATTAAATTTTTTTTCATCTACGGGAATTTCATAGGTGGTTATTTCGGTTACTTTAATTGAGACAGGGTTAGGTTTTTCATCGATCCAGGGTATTTGTACCGTACCCTCATAAGGTGCAAACGACTGGTGAAAACTCGGTGACTCCTTACCGGGTTGTTTGGTAGTATCTATAATTCCCCCTCCTGCGTGTTGTGCTTGAACGGTATTTCCCTTTATAATAAAGGTACTTAATAGTATTGATATACCGAGCGCAAGGGAAAAGACCGAAACAGTACATTTCTTAAAATGGATATTCATTTTTTTTCCTTCTGTAAAAGTTCGTGTGAAAATATTTAAGTAGCGAAATTCTAACATGAAAATAGCTTGTTTGTCAATTGTTATAGAAGCGGCTAATTTTGCGGGAAATTTTAAAAAAGTGTACCTGAAAGGGCTGATCTCACAGCTTTTAAAAAATGACTTGAACAACGACAAACTTTGTGGTAGAATCCCCGAACTTTGGTTTTGTTCAATTTTCTCCTATATACAAAATAAACTTTGAAGTATTTTATCCCTAAATTACATTTATAAATAACGAAGATTTATAGATATACTAAAAACAAAGGCACTCATTCAAAAAGATCTTTAGGAGGTATTTATGGAGCGGTTGAAGCAGTTGTTGGGATTTATTCAGAGAAGAAAAAAGCTGGTAGGCTTCTTCACCATAATAGTGTTGGTTGTCTTTTTTGTTACCATAAGAAAAGTTTACCACTATTCAGAGACGAGCGAGTTTTGCGCTAGTTGTCATGAAATGAAAATTCATTATGATTCATTCAAGGCATCAAAGCATCATAATGAACATGTTGAGAATTGTCACGCCTGTCATGTTGGCCCAGGACTCAAAGGGTATGCTCATGCAAAACTCAGCGATGGAACGCACGATTCTTTAATGCATTCATTTCAGGCCTATACTGATGGCGCATTTATCGAGATTGCTGAAGATAGTCTTGAGATACTGAATGGGAATTGTGTCCGCTGTCATTCAGAAGGTTTTACAAAAGATAAATCCCATATTGAATTTGTTTTAAAAAGTACCAAGCACCGTACAGAAGGTACCCATGGGATATCACTTAAAAAGCTGACATGTACAGATTGCCATTTGGGAGTAGTTCATCCGCACATGCCCGGTGATTTGTTCAAGGCTTATGCGGCAAAGAAGATTAAACCATACGGTACATACGAAGAAACGGATTGCCTGGCTTGTCATAAAATGGCCACACCGGAGGTTGTGAAAGAATGGACAAAAGGTGCACATGCTGCGAAGGGCGTTACTTGTATAAATTGTCATGGAAACGATCATCGCAATATCGCAAAGAAACGAGGTCATGTTTCTGCAACTACCTGCGGCGAATGCCATCAGAACCAATATGTTGACTTCCGCGAAAGTAAACACCTTCAGGGTCATCCTGTAGCAGTTCCAAGTAAATTTGATGTGATTAGTACAAGATTGTTGAATATTGAAGGTTGCAAAGATTGTCATAAGTTAAGTTTGACTTATGAGTTCGATAGGATTGGCGGAAGTTGCGATGCCTGTCATCCAAGTCACAAATTCTCGTTGGAAGAAGCGAAGGCATATGATGCCTGTGAAAAGTGCCATATCGGTGGACCTGAACATTCACAGTTAAATACTGGCAAAGGATCTATCTTTGGTAAGGTCTTGGAGTTACGTCACCAAGGTTTGATTACGAAGGATTTGGTCAAATGTCAATCTTGCCATGGTCCAAACAAATCGCATAATTTTAGTAAATCTTTTATACCAAAAGAAATTGATGTGTTGCTTTTTGGAGGCTATGGATATTTGAAGCCACGTACAACACATCAGTAGTGCCAAATTAACTTGAAATAATCCTGTGATTGACTTAACATTAATCCCACCGTCGAAAAACGGTGGGATTTTTTTTATCAGCACAGAATATTTGTTTTTCATAAGCTGTATCGCATGTGTCTATTTCTTGCACATGGGTACTTAATTTACGAATGAAAGGGCAAAGATGGGAAAGAATCTGGTACAGAAAATTTTAGATTCGCATCTTGTATCTGGCAAACGAAAAGGCGGTGAAGAGATTGCTATTTCTATCGATCAGACTCTTACACAAGATGCTACCGGCACCATGGCGTATCTCCAGTTTGAAGCCATGGGTATACCTAAAGTGAAGACGAAACTTTCGGTAAGTTACGTTGATCATAATATGCTCCAGACCGGTTTTGAAAACTTTGACGACCATTTATTCCTCCAAAGCATTGCTAAAAAATATGGTGTTTATTTTTCCAAACCTGGAAATGGTATCTGTCATCAGGTACATTTAGAGCGTTTTGGCGTACCCGGAGAAACCTTACTGGGTTCTGACAGCCATACACCCACATGTGGCGGGCTGGGTATGATCGCTATTGGTGCAGGTGGGCTGGATGTGGCCATTGCAATGGCCGGTGGATCATTTTATATCACGATGCCAAAGGTGGTATTGGTAAAACTGAGTGGTACATTGCAACCATGGGTTACGGCAAAAGATGTCATATTGGAATTATTGAGAAGGTTAACGGTCAAGGGCGGTGTAGGCAAAATATTTGAATATGGAGGTGAAGGAGTAAAGACTCTTTCCGTCACAGAACGCGCCACAATTACGAATATGGGTGCAGAACTTGGGGCGCTTACCTCTCTGTTCCCAAGCGATGCACAAACGAAAAAATATTTAAAGATGCAGGGAAGAGAGGCCGTCTGGAAACCATTAAAAGCCGATGCCAGTGCAAAATATGACGACGTTATTGAGATTGACCTTTCAACCCTGGAACCGTTGATTGCCAGACCACACAGTCCGGATAATGTTTGCAAGGTGAGTGAAATAAAAGGCACAAAAGTTCAACAAGTTTGTATCGGAAGCTGTACCAACTCATCGTATCATGACCTTATGGTTGCTGCTGCGATGTTAAAGGGACGAAAGGTACATTCGGATGTGAGTCTTACCATTTCTCCAGGTTCGAAACAGGTGCTGGAGATGATTGCGAAAAATGGCGCATTGGCAGACATGATTGCCGCAGGTGCGCGTGTGATCGAGGTGGCCTGTGGACCTTGCATTGGGATGGGGCAAGCTCCGCCTTCCGGAGGGGTTTCGGTGAGATCGTTTAACAGGAACTTTGAGGGACGAAGCGGGACGGCAGATGCACAGGTTTTCCTGGTCAGTCCGGAAACGGCTATAGTGACTGCAATCAATGGTGTTATTAGCGATCCCAGGGAATTTGGTGAACCGATTATTATTAAAGATATCAAAAGGGTTACCATTGATGATAGTATGGTTATTCCTCCTTCGGAAAGGCCAGAGGAAGTAACTATCATCAGAGGTCCAAACATAAAACCTTTGCCAAAAAAGGAACCTATGCCTGATACGCTAACAGGGGACGTCCTCTTAAAGGTGGGGGATAATATTACCACTGATCATATCATGCCGGCAGGGGCAAAGGTTTTGCCACTGCGATCAAATATTCCAGCCATTTCTGAATTTGTATTTGAAAAGGTAGATAAGGAGTTTGTGAGCCGGGCAAAAGAAAAAGGTGGTGGATTCCTGATTGGCGGGGTAAATTACGGTCAGGGTTCAAGCAGAGAGCATGCCGCCCTGGCGCCTATGTATTTAGGAGTAAAGGCGGTTATTGCCAAGTCCTTTGCCCGAATCCATCGGGCAAATCTCGTTAACTTTGGTATCTTACCGTTAACCTTCGAGGATGAGAGTGACTATAATTTATGTGATCAGGGAGACAGTATCGAACTACCTGACATAAAGAATAGATTAACGTCCGGGGGCAAGGTCATCATAAATAATTTGACAAAGAATAAGGAAATAAAGGTGAAACACACATTAACCCCTCGTGAGATCGATATCCTTTGCGTTGGCGGTTTATTGAATTATCAGGCGCAAAGCAGTAAATAAAACAAAATGTGACTATAGATATTGCTGTTTATTTTTATCCCTGAAAAGATATCCTGTGAGATAAAGCCATGAGAGTCCTTGGCATTTCTGGTTCTCCTATTTATGATAGCAATACAGATAGGGCATTAAAAGTGGCTTTGGAGGCTACTGGCCTGAAAACGGAATTCATAAAACTGGCAAACTATTCCCTTACTCCATGCAGGGCATGTCTCGGTTGTGTAAAAACAAACAGATGCGTAAATATTCGTGATGATGGAGTTTTTCTGGCAGAGAAGGCAAAAGAGGCCGATGCGTTAATTGTCGCTTGCTATACGCCGTATAGTACGATAGATTCCCTGACGAAGGCCTTTCTGGAACGGCTTTATCCCCTCCGTCATATCCACGGCTTTATGGCAGGCAAACCAGGAGGTGCAATTGTTACCTGTGCAGTCCCTGATAAAAACAAGGCGTTACCTCCTGCCGGTGATATGGGTGTGAATGCCATCATGTTTTATATGATGGAAGAGGGTATGAACTTTGTGGGTGCCGTTAAGATATCGGGAAACGTCCCCTGTATTAAATGCGGGTACGGTAACGAGTGCAAGATGTCCGGTGTGAAGATGATGTTTGGTTCTGATGCAACCGTAGAATCTGTTGGGATAAATAAGTTTGAAAATCAGCAGGATGCCCTGAATGCGGCTAGAGAGCTAGGCAGAAAAATCGCAAAGGTTCTTCGGGATAAATAATTCATAAACAAGTTAAAGGAAAAGAATGGGCAAATTCAGAATGTTTGTGTTTTTGGAGGATATCGTTACCTGACAGTTTACTAAGGAAACTTTGGCCATCAGGTTTTTGTAATTGCCTCTTGAGGGATATCTGTTATTATTATCCATAGCTAATTTATCAGATAAGCACATTTTTTTATAAAAGGAGATAATGTATGAAGCGTATTGGATATCTTGCAGGTGTTGCTATGGTAGCCTTACTTTCAATGGCCTCTTATACTGTCACTAAGGCTTTTGCCGGTGCTGATTGTTGTGGTGCAAAGCAAGCTTCGGCTGCGGAAAAGGCGGAAACGAAATGCGTGGCTTGTGGAAAGGCGATCAGTAATAAAGACAAGGCGGTAAAGGTCGAACACGAGGGGAAAACTGTTTATCTCTGCTGCGAAGGTTGTGCTGAAAAATTTAAAAAGAACCCGGGCGAATGTATGAGAGATAAAGAACAAAAATAAGGATTACACATCCCTCTTGATAGAGGGGAAATGGAATTCTTTATAACTTTTTGCTCCTCATTTCAACGTTTTTGCGAAATTTTGCAGTTAACAATAAAAGGCAGTAAAAGAACAAAACATCAGACAATATTTTGCGAAAAAGGCGTTCCTGTGCTTATAAGGTACATGAACGCCTTTTTTGTTTTCATTGTGATTTTCTTATTCTTTTTCATGGGAATTGTAAAGGGAGAAGATGCTATGCCAGTAAGAGTAGGTGATCCTGCACCTGATTTTCAAGTAAAGGATGATGCAGGGAAGATGCGTACGCTCTCTGAATTTCGCGGTAAAAAGGTAGTGCTCTATTTTTATCCAAAGGATAACACTCCCGGATGTACCAAAGAGGCCTGCAGTTTTCGTGATGGATACAGCACCTTGCTGGAGGCTGGAATTATTATTCTGGGTGTCAGTTTTGATTCACCAGAGTCACACTGGAAATTTAAAGAGAAACAGAATCTACCCTTTATTTTATTGAGTGACGAGAAAAAAGAAGTGGCAGAGGCTTATGGTGCTTCGGGTGGCCTTTTAGGTTCTCTCATGGCAAAACGATACACGTATCTGATTGACGAACATGGTAAGATTGTTCATATCTTTAAGAAGGTAGACGTAAAAAACCATGCAGCGGAAGTCCTACAAGCATTTTCCGAACATTCCAAAAAATAACCTAGTGCTGCACAGCCGCAACCAAATCAACCTGTTCAATGTAGCTGGAAAACATTAAAGATCTTCCGATCTTTTTTGTTTTACGGTAATTCTTATGGAAAAAGCAATTCCCTATCATTTGTTCTGGAAACATTTTTCTGCTATTCTTTGTTTTCTCAAGACAAAAGCAATTCTCTATTATTTATTTTGGAAACATTTTTCTATCCTTCTTTGTTTACCTTTGTTCTTAAAGAAACAATAATTTCCTATCACCTTTTTTATTATGAATGATCTCTATGAATAAGAAATTCATGTATTTGAGTGTTTGGGCTGCTTTATTTATAAGTGCGTGCTCATCAGATAAAAAAAGTAGCGTTAATCAGGAAAAATACCCTGTAACAAATCCTATCGTGATGGATACGACATATACGCATGATTATGTAGTAAATATACATTCATTACAACACGTAGAGCTAAGAGCCAGGGTTAAAGGATATATCGAAAAAATCCATGTTGACGAAGGTGAAATCGTAAAAGCCGGACAAATTCTTTTTAGCATAAGCCGCCAGGAATATGAAGTGGATTTATTAAAAGCGAAAGCAATGCTGAAAAGCGCCATTGCAGATGTAAAAGCTGCTAAACTGGATTTGCAAAATGTAAAAATACTGGTAGAAAAGAACATAGTCTCAAAAACAGAGCTGGAAATGGCTCAGGCTAAACTGGATGCACTTCAGGCGAAAGTTGATGAGGCTCAATCCCATGAAGCAAGTGCTGAATTGAATCTGTCTTATACAGTAATAAAAGCGCCATTTGATGGAATAATTGACAGAATTCCCAATAAAGTCGGAAGTTTAGTCGATGAAGGAACTCTGTTAACTACTCTTTCAGATAATAAAAAGGTTTTTGCCTATTTCAATGTATCCGAAAAAGAGTATTTAGATTTTACCACACTCTTAGACTCAGGAAAGAAGAATGATGTGGTACTCGTTTTAGCCAACAATCAAATTCACAAGTATAAAGGATGTATCGATACCGTTGCAGGAAAAATTGACAAAAACACAGGAAATATAGCTTTCAGGGCATGTTTTCCTAACCCTGATCTTCTTTTAAGACAGGGTTCCAGTGGTGAAGTCAGGATAATAAAAGAAGAAAAAAACGCTTTAATAATTCCGCAAAAAGCAACTTTTGAAATTCAGGACAAAATATATGTATATACGGTAGAATCCGACAACACAGTAAACATGCGAAGCATTGTTCCAAAGCTTCGCATTCCTCAT contains:
- a CDS encoding aconitate hydratase translates to MGKNLVQKILDSHLVSGKRKGGEEIAISIDQTLTQDATGTMAYLQFEAMGIPKVKTKLSVSYVDHNMLQTGFENFDDHLFLQSIAKKYGVYFSKPGNGICHQVHLERFGVPGETLLGSDSHTPTCGGLGMIAIGAGGLDVAIAMAGGSFYITMPKVVLVKLSGTLQPWVTAKDVILELLRRLTVKGGVGKIFEYGGEGVKTLSVTERATITNMGAELGALTSLFPSDAQTKKYLKMQGREAVWKPLKADASAKYDDVIEIDLSTLEPLIARPHSPDNVCKVSEIKGTKVQQVCIGSCTNSSYHDLMVAAAMLKGRKVHSDVSLTISPGSKQVLEMIAKNGALADMIAAGARVIEVACGPCIGMGQAPPSGGVSVRSFNRNFEGRSGTADAQVFLVSPETAIVTAINGVISDPREFGEPIIIKDIKRVTIDDSMVIPPSERPEEVTIIRGPNIKPLPKKEPMPDTLTGDVLLKVGDNITTDHIMPAGAKVLPLRSNIPAISEFVFEKVDKEFVSRAKEKGGGFLIGGVNYGQGSSREHAALAPMYLGVKAVIAKSFARIHRANLVNFGILPLTFEDESDYNLCDQGDSIELPDIKNRLTSGGKVIINNLTKNKEIKVKHTLTPREIDILCVGGLLNYQAQSSK
- a CDS encoding flavodoxin family protein gives rise to the protein MRVLGISGSPIYDSNTDRALKVALEATGLKTEFIKLANYSLTPCRACLGCVKTNRCVNIRDDGVFLAEKAKEADALIVACYTPYSTIDSLTKAFLERLYPLRHIHGFMAGKPGGAIVTCAVPDKNKALPPAGDMGVNAIMFYMMEEGMNFVGAVKISGNVPCIKCGYGNECKMSGVKMMFGSDATVESVGINKFENQQDALNAARELGRKIAKVLRDK
- a CDS encoding TRASH domain-containing protein — its product is MKRIGYLAGVAMVALLSMASYTVTKAFAGADCCGAKQASAAEKAETKCVACGKAISNKDKAVKVEHEGKTVYLCCEGCAEKFKKNPGECMRDKEQK
- a CDS encoding peroxiredoxin → MPVRVGDPAPDFQVKDDAGKMRTLSEFRGKKVVLYFYPKDNTPGCTKEACSFRDGYSTLLEAGIIILGVSFDSPESHWKFKEKQNLPFILLSDEKKEVAEAYGASGGLLGSLMAKRYTYLIDEHGKIVHIFKKVDVKNHAAEVLQAFSEHSKK
- a CDS encoding efflux RND transporter periplasmic adaptor subunit; the encoded protein is MNKKFMYLSVWAALFISACSSDKKSSVNQEKYPVTNPIVMDTTYTHDYVVNIHSLQHVELRARVKGYIEKIHVDEGEIVKAGQILFSISRQEYEVDLLKAKAMLKSAIADVKAAKLDLQNVKILVEKNIVSKTELEMAQAKLDALQAKVDEAQSHEASAELNLSYTVIKAPFDGIIDRIPNKVGSLVDEGTLLTTLSDNKKVFAYFNVSEKEYLDFTTLLDSGKKNDVVLVLANNQIHKYKGCIDTVAGKIDKNTGNIAFRACFPNPDLLLRQGSSGEVRIIKEEKNALIIPQKATFEIQDKIYVYTVESDNTVNMRSIVPKLRIPHFYVIESGLSSHDRIIYEGIQLVKEGDKIIPEFIPMKQILAEQPKAQTLFMAQN